From the genome of Vicia villosa cultivar HV-30 ecotype Madison, WI linkage group LG2, Vvil1.0, whole genome shotgun sequence, one region includes:
- the LOC131646107 gene encoding macrodontain-1-like, with translation MKHLIFVCIVVLWAYVYPSMSRMLDDSSVVEAHQQWMMKYGITYTNSSEMKKRLQIFKENLDYIENFNSAGNKSYTLGLNPYSDLTTKEFKASYTGLKVLSHVYSSKTRSNPVLFNITNNIPLTMDWRVKGAVTDVKNQGHCDGCWAFAAVAAVEGFWKIKMGNLLTLSEQQLIDCDRSSDGCTSGSIVGGFDNIIDNRGILQESQYPYREGDGTCKQFDMDKAEAYITCYINLKRNDEQNLQRAVAEQPVAVGISAGDDFFKYSGGVYSGSCGAILNHAVTIVGYGKTKSGLKYWLIKNSWGKNWGMNGYMMIKREGGGLEGHCSIATHAYIPCIY, from the exons atgaagcaTCTTATTTTTGTTTGTATTGTGGTCTTGTGGGCATATGTATACCCAAGCATGTCTCGAATGTTAGATGATTCATCGGTTGTTGAAGCACACCAACAATGGATGATGAAGTATGGAATCACATACACAAATAGTTCAGAAATGAAGAAACGCTTACAGATATTCAAAGAAAATTTAGATTATATTGAGAATTTTAATAGTGCTGGTAACAAAAGTTATACGCTCGGCTTAAATCCATATTCTGATTTAACTACTAAAGAATTTAAGGCTTCTTACACTGGACTCAAAGTTCTTAGCCATGTTTATTCCTCCAAAACCAGATCGAATCCAGTACTCTTCAACATCACTAATAATATTCCATTAACTATGGATTGGAGAGTGAAAGGAGCGGTGACTGATGTTAAGAATCAAGGACATTGTG ATGGTTGTTGGGCTTTTGCAGCTGTGGCGGCCGTAGAAGGTTTTTGGAAAATAAAAATGGGCAATCTACTGACATTGTCCGAGCAACAACTAATTGATTGCGATAGGAGTAGCGACGGGTGTACTAGTGGTAGTATTGTCGGCGGCTTCGATAATATAATAGATAACCGAGGTATTCTTCAAGAATCTCAATATCCATATAGAGAAGGTGATGGGACATGCAAACAGTTTGATATGGACAAAGCTGAAGCTTATATAACCTGTTACATAAATCTAAAAAGAAATGATGAACAAAATTTACAAAGAGCCGTGGCAGAACAACCAGTGGCAGTTGGTATCTCTGCTGGGgatgatttttttaaatacagCGGAGGAGTTTATTCAGGATCATGTGGAGCAATTTTAAACCACGCCGTTACTATAGTTGGCTATGGGAAAACTAAAAGTGGGTTGAAATATTGGTTGATTAAGAATTCTTGGggtaaaaattggggtatgaatgGATACATGATGATAAAAAGGGAAGGTGGTGGACTTGAAGGTCATTGTAGCATTGCTACTCATGCTTATATTCCATGTATATATTGA